In a genomic window of Gadus chalcogrammus isolate NIFS_2021 chromosome 17, NIFS_Gcha_1.0, whole genome shotgun sequence:
- the dhrs4 gene encoding dehydrogenase/reductase SDR family member 4, translating to MWRTVLRGISANLVQGKRNMSQSCLAGKVAIVTASTDGIGLAAAVALGRRGAHVVVSSRRQANVDRAVATLQGQDIKVTGTTCNVGKSEDREKLVQMTLDQCGGIDILVSNAAVNPFFGNIMDSTEAVWDKILDVNVKSAFLMTKLVVPHIEKRGGGSVVFVSSVAGYQPMPALGPYSVSKTALLGLTRALAPELAQSNIRVNCVAPGVIKTQFSSMLWKNEDVAEEFMKQTCIKRVGEPEEIGGVIAFLCSKDASYITGETITVTGGMNCRL from the exons ATGTGGAGGACTGTTTTAAGGGGCATTTCGGCTAATCTGGTCCAAGGTAAACGCAACATGTCTCAAAGCTGCCTTGCTGGAAAGGTTGCCATAGTGACCGCCTCTACAGATGG GATTGGTCTCGCTGCGGCTGTGGCGCTGGGCCGGAGGGGGGCCCACGTGGTGGTGAGCAGCCGGCGCCAGGCCAACGTGGACCGGGCCGTGGCAACGCTGCAGGGCCAGGACATCAAGGTCACCGGCACCACCTGCAACGTGGGCAAGAGCGAAGATCGAGAGAAACTGGTCCAAATG ACGCTGGACCAATGTGGGGGTATAGATATCCTGGTGTCCAACGCAGCAGTCAACCCTTTCTTCGGGAATATCATGGACTCCACAGAAGCGGTTTGGGACAAG ATCCTTGATGTGAATGTAAAGTCAGCGTTTCTAATGACCAAGCTTGTGGTGCCGCACATTGAGAAAAGAGG AGGGGGAagcgttgtgtttgtgtcgtcGGTGGCTGGCTACCAACCGATGCCG GCCTTGGGTCCCTACAGCGTTAGTAAGACGGCGTTGCTGGGCTTGACTAGGGCCCTGGCCCCTGAGCTGGCTCAGAGCAACATCAGGGTCAACTGTGTGGCCCCTGGTGTTATCAAGACTCAGTTTAGTAGTATG CTATGGAAGAACGAGGACGTTGCTGAAGAGTTCATGAAGCAGACATGTATCAAAAG AGTCGGGGAGCCGGAGGAAATCGGAGGTGTGATCGCATTTCTGTGCTCTAAAGACGCGTCGTACATCACCGGGGAGACAATCACCGTCACCGGGGGGATGAACTGTCGACTGTAA